The Misgurnus anguillicaudatus chromosome 21, ASM2758022v2, whole genome shotgun sequence genome includes a window with the following:
- the tle3b gene encoding transducin-like enhancer protein 3-B isoform X19, which translates to MYPQGRHPAPHQPGQPGFKFTVAESCDRIKDEFQFLQAQYHSLKVEYDKLANEKTEMQRHYVMYYEMSYGLNIEMHKQTEIAKRLNAILAQIMPFLSQEHQQQVAQAVERAKQVTMTELNAIIGQQLQAQHLSHAAHGPPVQLPPHPSGLQPPSIPSVTGTTPGLLALGALGSQAHLPVKDEKNHHDLEHRERESSTQNNSVSPSDSLRASEKHRGSSDYSLDSKKRRVEEKDNLSRYDSDGDKSDDLVVDVSNEDPATPRVSPSHSPPENGLDKARALKKDAPNSPASVASSGSTPSSKVKDHSHNDKSSTPGLKSNTPTPRNDAPTPGTSNTPGLRPIPGKPPGIETLAPGIRTPLSIAAPYGAPFAMMGHHPEMNGSLTSPGVYPGLHISPQMTAAAAAAYGRSPMAAFDPHPHMRAPGLPPSMTSIPGGKPAYSFHVSVDGQMQPVPFPPDALIGPGIPRHARQINTLSHGEVVCAVTISNPTRHVYTGGKGCVKIWDISQPGSKSPVSQLDCLNRDNYIRSCKLLPDGRTLIVGGEASTLTIWDLASQTPRIKAELTSSAPACYALAISPDAKVCFSCCSDGNIAVWDLHNQTLVRQFQGHTDGASCIDISHDGTKLWTGGLDNTVRSWDLREGRQLQQHDFTSQIFSLGYCPTGEWLAVGMESSNVEVLHHTKPDKYQLHLHESCVLSLKFAYCGKWFVSTGKDNLLNAWRTPYGASIFQSKESSSVLSCDISADDKYIVTGSGDKKATVYEVIY; encoded by the exons ATGTATCCACAGGGCCGGCATCCG GCACCTCACCAGCCTGGTCAGCCAGGTTTCAAATTCACAGTAGCAGAATCATGTGACAGGATTAAAGATGAATTCCAGTTCCTTCAAGCTCAGTACCACAG TCTTAAAGTGGAGTATGACAAACTGGCCAATGAGAAGACTGAGATGCAGCGACACTATGTAATG TACTACGAGATGTCCTATGGGCTGAACATCGAAATGCATAAACAG ACTGAGATTGCCAAACGGCTAAATGCTATTCTTGCTCAAATCATGCCTTTCTTGTCACAAGAG CACCAACAGCAGGTCGCGCAGGCTGTTGAACGTGCTAAGCAGGTGACAATGACAGAGCTGAATGCCATCATCGGG CAGCAGCTCCAGGCTCAGCACCTTTCCCATGCTGCTCATGGACCCCCGGTGCAGCTGCCTCCTCACCCCTCAGGGCTGCAGCCCCCCAGCATCCCTTCAGTCACCGGTACGACGCCTGGTTTACTGGCGCTCGGCGCTCTGGGTAGCCAGGCACACCTGCCAGTCAAAGATGAGAAAAACCACCATGACCTGGAGCACAGAG AGCGGGAATCCAGCACG CAGAATAATTCAGTATCACCGTCAGACAGCCTGAGGGCCAGTGAAAAACACAGAGGTTCATCTGACTACAGTCTGGACTCAAAGAAGCGCCGAGTGGAAGAGAAAGACAACCTGAGCCGTTAT GATAGCGACGGTGACAAAAGCGACGATCTTGTTGTGGATGTGTCCAATGAG GACCCAGCCACCCCAAGGGTCAGCCCGTCTCACTCTCCTCCTGAGAACGGACTTGATAAGGCCAGAGCACTAAAGAAAGATGCCCCCAACAGCCCCGCCTCTGTGGCCTCCTCTGGCAGCACCCCCTCTTCGAAAGTGAAGGACCACTCACAT AACGACAAGTCCTCCACCCCAGGTTTGAAGTCCAACACCCCCACCCCACGCAACGATGCTCCCACCCCGGGAACCAGCAACACCCCTGGGCTCAGGCCCATACCCGGCAAACCTCCCGGTATAGAAACACTGG CACCCGGTATTCGTACACCATTGTCTATCGCAGCACCCTACGGGGCTCCGTTCGCAATGATGGGTCATCACCCAGAGATGAACGGTTCGCTGACCAGTCCAGGTGTTTATCCAGGCCTGCACATCTCCCCTCAGATGACAGCCGCAGCTGCTGCTGCTTATGGACGCTCACCTATG GCGGCCTTTGATCCTCATCCCCACATGCGTGCTCCTGGTTTACCACCAAGTATGACCTCTATACCTGGAGGAAAACC GGCCTACTCCTTCCATGTTAGCGTGGATGGACAGATGCAGCCAGTACCTTTTCCTCCAGACGCTCTGATTGGGCCAGGCATACCCCGTCACGCCCGTCAGATCAACACGCTCAGCCACGGTGAGGTTGTGTGCGCTGTAACCATTAGCAACCCTACGCGGCACGTCTACACTGGAGGAAAGGGCTGCGTGAAGATCTGGGACATCAGTCAGCCCGGGAGCAAGAGCCCTGTCTCGCAGCTCGATTGTCTG AACAGGGATAACTACATCCGTTCCTGTAAGCTGCTTCCTGATGGTCGGACTCTGATTGTCGGAGGAGAAGCCAGCACTCTGACCATATGGGATCTGGCCTCCCAGACACCCCGTATCAAAGCCGAGCTCACCTCTTCTGCTCCTGCCTGCTACGCGCTGGCGATCAGCCCTGACGCCAAGGTCTGCTTCTCATGCTGCAGTGATGGAAATATTGCAGTTTGGGATCTTCATAACCAAACACTTGTCAG GCAGTTCCAGGGGCACACAGATGGGGCAAGTTGTATAGACATTTCCCATGATGGCACCAAATTGTGGACAGGTGGCCTTGACAACACTGTTCGTTCCTGGGACCTGAGAGAGGGACGGCAGCTCCAGCAGCATGACTTCACTTCACAG ATCTTCTCTCTGGGCTATTGTCCGACGGGTGAGTGGTTGGCTGTAGGAATGGAGAGCAGTAATGTGGAAGTGCTTCATCACACCAAGCCAGACAAGTACCAGCTGCACCTGCACGAGAGCTGCGTCCTCTCCCTCAAATTTGCCTACTGTG GGAAATGGTTTGTGAGCACTGGGAAGGACAATCTTTTGAATGCCTGGAGAACTCCCTATGGTGCCAGCATTTTCCAg TCAAAGGAGTCCTCATCTGTCTTGAGCTGTGACATCTCGGCTGATGATAAATACATTGTGACAGGATCTGGAGACAAGAAGGCCACTGTGTATGAAGTGATCTACTAA
- the tle3b gene encoding transducin-like enhancer protein 3-B isoform X17: MYPQGRHPAPHQPGQPGFKFTVAESCDRIKDEFQFLQAQYHSLKVEYDKLANEKTEMQRHYVMYYEMSYGLNIEMHKQTEIAKRLNAILAQIMPFLSQEHQQQVAQAVERAKQVTMTELNAIIGQQLQAQHLSHAAHGPPVQLPPHPSGLQPPSIPSVTGTTPGLLALGALGSQAHLPVKDEKNHHDLEHRERESSTNNSVSPSDSLRASEKHRGSSDYSLDSKKRRVEEKDNLSRYDSDGDKSDDLVVDVSNEDPATPRVSPSHSPPENGLDKARALKKDAPNSPASVASSGSTPSSKVKDHSHNDKSSTPGLKSNTPTPRNDAPTPGTSNTPGLRPIPGKPPGIETLAAPGIRTPLSIAAPYGAPFAMMGHHPEMNGSLTSPGVYPGLHISPQMTAAAAAAYGRSPMAAFDPHPHMRAPGLPPSMTSIPGGKPAYSFHVSVDGQMQPVPFPPDALIGPGIPRHARQINTLSHGEVVCAVTISNPTRHVYTGGKGCVKIWDISQPGSKSPVSQLDCLNRDNYIRSCKLLPDGRTLIVGGEASTLTIWDLASQTPRIKAELTSSAPACYALAISPDAKVCFSCCSDGNIAVWDLHNQTLVRQFQGHTDGASCIDISHDGTKLWTGGLDNTVRSWDLREGRQLQQHDFTSQIFSLGYCPTGEWLAVGMESSNVEVLHHTKPDKYQLHLHESCVLSLKFAYCGKWFVSTGKDNLLNAWRTPYGASIFQSKESSSVLSCDISADDKYIVTGSGDKKATVYEVIY, translated from the exons ATGTATCCACAGGGCCGGCATCCG GCACCTCACCAGCCTGGTCAGCCAGGTTTCAAATTCACAGTAGCAGAATCATGTGACAGGATTAAAGATGAATTCCAGTTCCTTCAAGCTCAGTACCACAG TCTTAAAGTGGAGTATGACAAACTGGCCAATGAGAAGACTGAGATGCAGCGACACTATGTAATG TACTACGAGATGTCCTATGGGCTGAACATCGAAATGCATAAACAG ACTGAGATTGCCAAACGGCTAAATGCTATTCTTGCTCAAATCATGCCTTTCTTGTCACAAGAG CACCAACAGCAGGTCGCGCAGGCTGTTGAACGTGCTAAGCAGGTGACAATGACAGAGCTGAATGCCATCATCGGG CAGCAGCTCCAGGCTCAGCACCTTTCCCATGCTGCTCATGGACCCCCGGTGCAGCTGCCTCCTCACCCCTCAGGGCTGCAGCCCCCCAGCATCCCTTCAGTCACCGGTACGACGCCTGGTTTACTGGCGCTCGGCGCTCTGGGTAGCCAGGCACACCTGCCAGTCAAAGATGAGAAAAACCACCATGACCTGGAGCACAGAG AGCGGGAATCCAGCACG AATAATTCAGTATCACCGTCAGACAGCCTGAGGGCCAGTGAAAAACACAGAGGTTCATCTGACTACAGTCTGGACTCAAAGAAGCGCCGAGTGGAAGAGAAAGACAACCTGAGCCGTTAT GATAGCGACGGTGACAAAAGCGACGATCTTGTTGTGGATGTGTCCAATGAG GACCCAGCCACCCCAAGGGTCAGCCCGTCTCACTCTCCTCCTGAGAACGGACTTGATAAGGCCAGAGCACTAAAGAAAGATGCCCCCAACAGCCCCGCCTCTGTGGCCTCCTCTGGCAGCACCCCCTCTTCGAAAGTGAAGGACCACTCACAT AACGACAAGTCCTCCACCCCAGGTTTGAAGTCCAACACCCCCACCCCACGCAACGATGCTCCCACCCCGGGAACCAGCAACACCCCTGGGCTCAGGCCCATACCCGGCAAACCTCCCGGTATAGAAACACTGG CAGCACCCGGTATTCGTACACCATTGTCTATCGCAGCACCCTACGGGGCTCCGTTCGCAATGATGGGTCATCACCCAGAGATGAACGGTTCGCTGACCAGTCCAGGTGTTTATCCAGGCCTGCACATCTCCCCTCAGATGACAGCCGCAGCTGCTGCTGCTTATGGACGCTCACCTATG GCGGCCTTTGATCCTCATCCCCACATGCGTGCTCCTGGTTTACCACCAAGTATGACCTCTATACCTGGAGGAAAACC GGCCTACTCCTTCCATGTTAGCGTGGATGGACAGATGCAGCCAGTACCTTTTCCTCCAGACGCTCTGATTGGGCCAGGCATACCCCGTCACGCCCGTCAGATCAACACGCTCAGCCACGGTGAGGTTGTGTGCGCTGTAACCATTAGCAACCCTACGCGGCACGTCTACACTGGAGGAAAGGGCTGCGTGAAGATCTGGGACATCAGTCAGCCCGGGAGCAAGAGCCCTGTCTCGCAGCTCGATTGTCTG AACAGGGATAACTACATCCGTTCCTGTAAGCTGCTTCCTGATGGTCGGACTCTGATTGTCGGAGGAGAAGCCAGCACTCTGACCATATGGGATCTGGCCTCCCAGACACCCCGTATCAAAGCCGAGCTCACCTCTTCTGCTCCTGCCTGCTACGCGCTGGCGATCAGCCCTGACGCCAAGGTCTGCTTCTCATGCTGCAGTGATGGAAATATTGCAGTTTGGGATCTTCATAACCAAACACTTGTCAG GCAGTTCCAGGGGCACACAGATGGGGCAAGTTGTATAGACATTTCCCATGATGGCACCAAATTGTGGACAGGTGGCCTTGACAACACTGTTCGTTCCTGGGACCTGAGAGAGGGACGGCAGCTCCAGCAGCATGACTTCACTTCACAG ATCTTCTCTCTGGGCTATTGTCCGACGGGTGAGTGGTTGGCTGTAGGAATGGAGAGCAGTAATGTGGAAGTGCTTCATCACACCAAGCCAGACAAGTACCAGCTGCACCTGCACGAGAGCTGCGTCCTCTCCCTCAAATTTGCCTACTGTG GGAAATGGTTTGTGAGCACTGGGAAGGACAATCTTTTGAATGCCTGGAGAACTCCCTATGGTGCCAGCATTTTCCAg TCAAAGGAGTCCTCATCTGTCTTGAGCTGTGACATCTCGGCTGATGATAAATACATTGTGACAGGATCTGGAGACAAGAAGGCCACTGTGTATGAAGTGATCTACTAA
- the tle3b gene encoding transducin-like enhancer protein 3-B isoform X12, translated as MYPQGRHPAPHQPGQPGFKFTVAESCDRIKDEFQFLQAQYHSLKVEYDKLANEKTEMQRHYVMYYEMSYGLNIEMHKQTEIAKRLNAILAQIMPFLSQEHQQQVAQAVERAKQVTMTELNAIIGVRGLPNLPLTQQLQAQHLSHAAHGPPVQLPPHPSGLQPPSIPSVTGTTPGLLALGALGSQAHLPVKDEKNHHDLEHRERESSTQNNSVSPSDSLRASEKHRGSSDYSLDSKKRRVEEKDNLSRYDSDGDKSDDLVVDVSNEDPATPRVSPSHSPPENGLDKARALKKDAPNSPASVASSGSTPSSKVKDHSHNDKSSTPGLKSNTPTPRNDAPTPGTSNTPGLRPIPGKPPGIETLAAPGIRTPLSIAAPYGAPFAMMGHHPEMNGSLTSPGVYPGLHISPQMTAAAAAAYGRSPMAAFDPHPHMRAPGLPPSMTSIPGGKPAYSFHVSVDGQMQPVPFPPDALIGPGIPRHARQINTLSHGEVVCAVTISNPTRHVYTGGKGCVKIWDISQPGSKSPVSQLDCLNRDNYIRSCKLLPDGRTLIVGGEASTLTIWDLASQTPRIKAELTSSAPACYALAISPDAKVCFSCCSDGNIAVWDLHNQTLVRQFQGHTDGASCIDISHDGTKLWTGGLDNTVRSWDLREGRQLQQHDFTSQIFSLGYCPTGEWLAVGMESSNVEVLHHTKPDKYQLHLHESCVLSLKFAYCGKWFVSTGKDNLLNAWRTPYGASIFQSKESSSVLSCDISADDKYIVTGSGDKKATVYEVIY; from the exons ATGTATCCACAGGGCCGGCATCCG GCACCTCACCAGCCTGGTCAGCCAGGTTTCAAATTCACAGTAGCAGAATCATGTGACAGGATTAAAGATGAATTCCAGTTCCTTCAAGCTCAGTACCACAG TCTTAAAGTGGAGTATGACAAACTGGCCAATGAGAAGACTGAGATGCAGCGACACTATGTAATG TACTACGAGATGTCCTATGGGCTGAACATCGAAATGCATAAACAG ACTGAGATTGCCAAACGGCTAAATGCTATTCTTGCTCAAATCATGCCTTTCTTGTCACAAGAG CACCAACAGCAGGTCGCGCAGGCTGTTGAACGTGCTAAGCAGGTGACAATGACAGAGCTGAATGCCATCATCGGGGTACGTGGACTTCCCAATCTGCCTCTCACC CAGCAGCTCCAGGCTCAGCACCTTTCCCATGCTGCTCATGGACCCCCGGTGCAGCTGCCTCCTCACCCCTCAGGGCTGCAGCCCCCCAGCATCCCTTCAGTCACCGGTACGACGCCTGGTTTACTGGCGCTCGGCGCTCTGGGTAGCCAGGCACACCTGCCAGTCAAAGATGAGAAAAACCACCATGACCTGGAGCACAGAG AGCGGGAATCCAGCACG CAGAATAATTCAGTATCACCGTCAGACAGCCTGAGGGCCAGTGAAAAACACAGAGGTTCATCTGACTACAGTCTGGACTCAAAGAAGCGCCGAGTGGAAGAGAAAGACAACCTGAGCCGTTAT GATAGCGACGGTGACAAAAGCGACGATCTTGTTGTGGATGTGTCCAATGAG GACCCAGCCACCCCAAGGGTCAGCCCGTCTCACTCTCCTCCTGAGAACGGACTTGATAAGGCCAGAGCACTAAAGAAAGATGCCCCCAACAGCCCCGCCTCTGTGGCCTCCTCTGGCAGCACCCCCTCTTCGAAAGTGAAGGACCACTCACAT AACGACAAGTCCTCCACCCCAGGTTTGAAGTCCAACACCCCCACCCCACGCAACGATGCTCCCACCCCGGGAACCAGCAACACCCCTGGGCTCAGGCCCATACCCGGCAAACCTCCCGGTATAGAAACACTGG CAGCACCCGGTATTCGTACACCATTGTCTATCGCAGCACCCTACGGGGCTCCGTTCGCAATGATGGGTCATCACCCAGAGATGAACGGTTCGCTGACCAGTCCAGGTGTTTATCCAGGCCTGCACATCTCCCCTCAGATGACAGCCGCAGCTGCTGCTGCTTATGGACGCTCACCTATG GCGGCCTTTGATCCTCATCCCCACATGCGTGCTCCTGGTTTACCACCAAGTATGACCTCTATACCTGGAGGAAAACC GGCCTACTCCTTCCATGTTAGCGTGGATGGACAGATGCAGCCAGTACCTTTTCCTCCAGACGCTCTGATTGGGCCAGGCATACCCCGTCACGCCCGTCAGATCAACACGCTCAGCCACGGTGAGGTTGTGTGCGCTGTAACCATTAGCAACCCTACGCGGCACGTCTACACTGGAGGAAAGGGCTGCGTGAAGATCTGGGACATCAGTCAGCCCGGGAGCAAGAGCCCTGTCTCGCAGCTCGATTGTCTG AACAGGGATAACTACATCCGTTCCTGTAAGCTGCTTCCTGATGGTCGGACTCTGATTGTCGGAGGAGAAGCCAGCACTCTGACCATATGGGATCTGGCCTCCCAGACACCCCGTATCAAAGCCGAGCTCACCTCTTCTGCTCCTGCCTGCTACGCGCTGGCGATCAGCCCTGACGCCAAGGTCTGCTTCTCATGCTGCAGTGATGGAAATATTGCAGTTTGGGATCTTCATAACCAAACACTTGTCAG GCAGTTCCAGGGGCACACAGATGGGGCAAGTTGTATAGACATTTCCCATGATGGCACCAAATTGTGGACAGGTGGCCTTGACAACACTGTTCGTTCCTGGGACCTGAGAGAGGGACGGCAGCTCCAGCAGCATGACTTCACTTCACAG ATCTTCTCTCTGGGCTATTGTCCGACGGGTGAGTGGTTGGCTGTAGGAATGGAGAGCAGTAATGTGGAAGTGCTTCATCACACCAAGCCAGACAAGTACCAGCTGCACCTGCACGAGAGCTGCGTCCTCTCCCTCAAATTTGCCTACTGTG GGAAATGGTTTGTGAGCACTGGGAAGGACAATCTTTTGAATGCCTGGAGAACTCCCTATGGTGCCAGCATTTTCCAg TCAAAGGAGTCCTCATCTGTCTTGAGCTGTGACATCTCGGCTGATGATAAATACATTGTGACAGGATCTGGAGACAAGAAGGCCACTGTGTATGAAGTGATCTACTAA
- the tle3b gene encoding transducin-like enhancer protein 3-B isoform X1 — protein sequence MYPQGRHPAPHQPGQPGFKFTVAESCDRIKDEFQFLQAQYHSLKVEYDKLANEKTEMQRHYVMYYEMSYGLNIEMHKQTEIAKRLNAILAQIMPFLSQEHQQQVAQAVERAKQVTMTELNAIIGVRGLPNLPLTQQPHSVYPALMQQQLQAQHLSHAAHGPPVQLPPHPSGLQPPSIPSVTGTTPGLLALGALGSQAHLPVKDEKNHHDLEHRERESSTQNNSVSPSDSLRASEKHRGSSDYSLDSKKRRVEEKDNLSRYDSDGDKSDDLVVDVSNEDPATPRVSPSHSPPENGLDKARALKKDAPNSPASVASSGSTPSSKVKDHSHNDKSSTPGLKSNTPTPRNDAPTPGTSNTPGLRPIPGKPPGIETLAAPGIRTPLSIAAPYGAPFAMMGHHPEMNGSLTSPGVYPGLHISPQMTAAAAAAYGRSPMAAFDPHPHMRAPGLPPSMTSIPGGKPAYSFHVSVDGQMQPVPFPPDALIGPGIPRHARQINTLSHGEVVCAVTISNPTRHVYTGGKGCVKIWDISQPGSKSPVSQLDCLNRDNYIRSCKLLPDGRTLIVGGEASTLTIWDLASQTPRIKAELTSSAPACYALAISPDAKVCFSCCSDGNIAVWDLHNQTLVRQFQGHTDGASCIDISHDGTKLWTGGLDNTVRSWDLREGRQLQQHDFTSQIFSLGYCPTGEWLAVGMESSNVEVLHHTKPDKYQLHLHESCVLSLKFAYCGKWFVSTGKDNLLNAWRTPYGASIFQSKESSSVLSCDISADDKYIVTGSGDKKATVYEVIY from the exons ATGTATCCACAGGGCCGGCATCCG GCACCTCACCAGCCTGGTCAGCCAGGTTTCAAATTCACAGTAGCAGAATCATGTGACAGGATTAAAGATGAATTCCAGTTCCTTCAAGCTCAGTACCACAG TCTTAAAGTGGAGTATGACAAACTGGCCAATGAGAAGACTGAGATGCAGCGACACTATGTAATG TACTACGAGATGTCCTATGGGCTGAACATCGAAATGCATAAACAG ACTGAGATTGCCAAACGGCTAAATGCTATTCTTGCTCAAATCATGCCTTTCTTGTCACAAGAG CACCAACAGCAGGTCGCGCAGGCTGTTGAACGTGCTAAGCAGGTGACAATGACAGAGCTGAATGCCATCATCGGGGTACGTGGACTTCCCAATCTGCCTCTCACC CAGCAGCCTCATTCTGTTTATCCTGCTTTGATG CAGCAGCAGCTCCAGGCTCAGCACCTTTCCCATGCTGCTCATGGACCCCCGGTGCAGCTGCCTCCTCACCCCTCAGGGCTGCAGCCCCCCAGCATCCCTTCAGTCACCGGTACGACGCCTGGTTTACTGGCGCTCGGCGCTCTGGGTAGCCAGGCACACCTGCCAGTCAAAGATGAGAAAAACCACCATGACCTGGAGCACAGAG AGCGGGAATCCAGCACG CAGAATAATTCAGTATCACCGTCAGACAGCCTGAGGGCCAGTGAAAAACACAGAGGTTCATCTGACTACAGTCTGGACTCAAAGAAGCGCCGAGTGGAAGAGAAAGACAACCTGAGCCGTTAT GATAGCGACGGTGACAAAAGCGACGATCTTGTTGTGGATGTGTCCAATGAG GACCCAGCCACCCCAAGGGTCAGCCCGTCTCACTCTCCTCCTGAGAACGGACTTGATAAGGCCAGAGCACTAAAGAAAGATGCCCCCAACAGCCCCGCCTCTGTGGCCTCCTCTGGCAGCACCCCCTCTTCGAAAGTGAAGGACCACTCACAT AACGACAAGTCCTCCACCCCAGGTTTGAAGTCCAACACCCCCACCCCACGCAACGATGCTCCCACCCCGGGAACCAGCAACACCCCTGGGCTCAGGCCCATACCCGGCAAACCTCCCGGTATAGAAACACTGG CAGCACCCGGTATTCGTACACCATTGTCTATCGCAGCACCCTACGGGGCTCCGTTCGCAATGATGGGTCATCACCCAGAGATGAACGGTTCGCTGACCAGTCCAGGTGTTTATCCAGGCCTGCACATCTCCCCTCAGATGACAGCCGCAGCTGCTGCTGCTTATGGACGCTCACCTATG GCGGCCTTTGATCCTCATCCCCACATGCGTGCTCCTGGTTTACCACCAAGTATGACCTCTATACCTGGAGGAAAACC GGCCTACTCCTTCCATGTTAGCGTGGATGGACAGATGCAGCCAGTACCTTTTCCTCCAGACGCTCTGATTGGGCCAGGCATACCCCGTCACGCCCGTCAGATCAACACGCTCAGCCACGGTGAGGTTGTGTGCGCTGTAACCATTAGCAACCCTACGCGGCACGTCTACACTGGAGGAAAGGGCTGCGTGAAGATCTGGGACATCAGTCAGCCCGGGAGCAAGAGCCCTGTCTCGCAGCTCGATTGTCTG AACAGGGATAACTACATCCGTTCCTGTAAGCTGCTTCCTGATGGTCGGACTCTGATTGTCGGAGGAGAAGCCAGCACTCTGACCATATGGGATCTGGCCTCCCAGACACCCCGTATCAAAGCCGAGCTCACCTCTTCTGCTCCTGCCTGCTACGCGCTGGCGATCAGCCCTGACGCCAAGGTCTGCTTCTCATGCTGCAGTGATGGAAATATTGCAGTTTGGGATCTTCATAACCAAACACTTGTCAG GCAGTTCCAGGGGCACACAGATGGGGCAAGTTGTATAGACATTTCCCATGATGGCACCAAATTGTGGACAGGTGGCCTTGACAACACTGTTCGTTCCTGGGACCTGAGAGAGGGACGGCAGCTCCAGCAGCATGACTTCACTTCACAG ATCTTCTCTCTGGGCTATTGTCCGACGGGTGAGTGGTTGGCTGTAGGAATGGAGAGCAGTAATGTGGAAGTGCTTCATCACACCAAGCCAGACAAGTACCAGCTGCACCTGCACGAGAGCTGCGTCCTCTCCCTCAAATTTGCCTACTGTG GGAAATGGTTTGTGAGCACTGGGAAGGACAATCTTTTGAATGCCTGGAGAACTCCCTATGGTGCCAGCATTTTCCAg TCAAAGGAGTCCTCATCTGTCTTGAGCTGTGACATCTCGGCTGATGATAAATACATTGTGACAGGATCTGGAGACAAGAAGGCCACTGTGTATGAAGTGATCTACTAA